Proteins from a single region of Gemmatimonadaceae bacterium:
- a CDS encoding DUF417 family protein, which produces MATTVNRTDHKSRADISRSGLESVGARVLRYGLAMVLIWIGALKFAAYEAKGVADLVAESPLMSWMLSIMSGASAARLIGCVEILLGLMIASRAFAPRISALGSLGAIGVFLITLTLLLSTPGVWQPGYGFPFLSPMPGGFLAKDLIFLGAAIWTAGEAMRAADARRVHT; this is translated from the coding sequence ATGGCGACCACGGTGAATCGGACGGACCATAAGTCACGTGCGGACATCAGCCGAAGCGGGCTGGAGAGTGTCGGCGCCCGCGTCCTCAGATATGGGCTTGCCATGGTCCTGATCTGGATCGGAGCGCTAAAGTTTGCGGCCTATGAAGCGAAAGGTGTCGCTGACCTCGTCGCCGAGTCTCCGCTCATGTCCTGGATGTTGAGCATCATGAGTGGCGCATCGGCCGCAAGGTTGATTGGCTGCGTCGAAATCCTGCTCGGCCTCATGATCGCATCACGCGCTTTCGCCCCGCGTATATCGGCGCTCGGTAGTCTGGGCGCAATTGGCGTGTTCCTGATCACGTTGACCCTCCTGCTGAGCACACCCGGAGTTTGGCAGCCCGGGTACGGCTTCCCATTCCTGTCGCCGATGCCGGGAGGGTTTCTCGCAAAGGATCTGATTTTCCTCGGTGCCGCGATCTGGACCGCAGGCGAAGCGATGCGCGCTGCCGATGCGCGCCGCGTGCACACGTAG